Sequence from the Amycolatopsis sp. NBC_00345 genome:
GAGCTGGACGATGTCCGCGACCAGCGGGTCCTCGGCGAGGTAGATCTGCCGCTTGCCGGCCCGGCGGGAGCTGACCAGGCCGGCGAGCTTCAGCTTGGCCAGGTGGTGGCTGACCGTGGCGACGCTCTGGCCGGTGTCCTCGGCGAGGGTGCCGACGTCCCGTTCACCGGTGGCCAGCAGCCAGAGGATGTGCAGCCGGACGGTGGCCGAGAGCAGGGCGAACGTGCCGGCGGCGTCCTGGAGCAGGTCAGGCGGCAGCGGGTCGGACGGCAGCGCATCAGAGGGCAATGCATCAGGCGGCAGCACATCAGAAGGCAGCGCAATAGAAGGCAGTGGAGTGGAGCCGGGTGGGGTGGGCACGGGACCATCCTCTCGGGTGTCCTCCGTAGCGTGACGTACGACCAATACTTGTACAAGTGTTTGACTGTTACGGGGTGGCTGCGGTCTACTGGAGCCCGGCGGTCCCGGCGGGGACCGGCGTGTCGTCGTGTGGAGGGAGGTGAGCCGGGTGACCGGCGAAGGAAGTAGTAGTCGCGATCGCGCGGACCACCGGCCCTCCCTGCTCACCCTGGGATAGGCCGGGTCCGCGTGGTCGGCGCCGCTGTCGTCACAGCTTCGGCCTCCACGGACAGGACCCCCTGATGACCCGCTTTTCCACGCTGCCCGCCCCGGCGCCGGCCCCCGGCGAGGTGTCGCTGGCCGCACTCGCCGATGCCCCGGTGCTCACCGTCTTCCAGCGGCTCGAAAGCACGCCCAAAGGACTGACCGAGTCCGAGGCGGCCGACCGGTTGCGGCGCTACGGCGACAACCAGGTGGCAGGCGCGGCCCGGCTCGGGCGGACCGGGCAGGTCTGGGCCGCGGTGCGAAGCCCGTTCGTCGCGCTGCTGACCGGGCTCGGTGTGGTGTTCGCCGTCGTCGGGGACCTGCGGGGCGCGGTCACCGTGAGCGTGATGGTGCTGCTGAGCGTGGCGCTGCGCTTCTGGCAGCACACCCGTTCCGAGCGCGCGGTGCGGGCACTGCGCGCCCAGGTGAGCACCACGGTCACGGTGCGGCGCCGGGCCGGCGACGGGTTCCCCGCGCTCGAGCGGGAAGTACCGACCGCCGACCTGGTGCCCGGGGACGTCGTCCTGCTGGGGCCCGGCGACGTCATGCCCGCGGACGTGCGGGTGGTCGCGGCCGGCGACCTGGTCGTGGACCAGTCGGCGTTGTCCGGTGAGGCGCTTCCGGTCGCGAAGCGGCTGCCGCCGGTCGAACGGCCGCGCCGTCCGCGTGACGCGCGGCCGGAGCTGGTCGACTCGCCGGCGCTGGGGTTCGCCGGGACGGCGGTGGTCGGCGGCGCCGCGACCGCGGTGGTGATCGCGACGGGCGCCGGCACCTACTTCGGGTCATTGGCCGCGCAAACCGCCGCGCCACGCGGGGAGTCGAGCTTCGACCTCGGCGTGCGGCGGGTCGGCTGGACGCTGATCCGGTTCATGCTGGTGATGGTGCCGATCGTGCTGGTCGTCAACGGCGTGGTCACCGGGAACTGGGCGCAGGCGGGCATGTTCGCCGCGGCCGTCGCGGTCGGCCTGACGCCCGAGATGCTGCCGGTGATCGTGACGACGAACCTGGCGCGCGGCGCGGTGCGGCTTTCTCGGCGTCGGGTGATTGTCAAGCGGCTCAACGCAATCCAGGACTTGGCCGCGATGGACGTGCTGTGCGTGGACAAGACCGGCACGCTCACCGAAGACCGCGTCGCCTACGCGCACAGCATCGACCTGTCCGGCCGCCCGGACGGCGAGGCGGCCGAGTACGCCTACCTGGCCGTGCACTTCCAGGCCGACCGGCACGACCGGCTCGACGAGGCGATCGTCGCCCAGCTCGCCGACGAGGACGAGGACCTGGTCACCGAGGCGATGTTCAGCAAGGCCGGCGAGATCGGCTTCGACCACGTCCGGCGCCGGGCCACGGTGATCGTGAGCCGCCCGGTCGACCAGGAAATCCTGATCTGCAAAGGGGATCCGGACGAGATCCTGCCCCGCTGCTCGCACGCCCGCCGCGACGGCGAGGTCGTCGAGCTGACCGGGGACGCCCGCGCGGCCGCGGCGGACATCGTGCGCGCCTACGCCCAGCACGGCATGCGCATCCTCGCCGTGGCGGCGCGCGAGTTCCGGACGCGGCTCGACGGCTACGACGAGCACGACGAGAACGAACTGGTGCTGGTGGGGTTCGTCGGCTTCGTCGACCCGGTCCGCGACGGCGCGGCCACCGCGGTGCGCGCGCTGGACGAGCACGGGGTGACGGTGAAGATCCTCACCGGCGACAACCCGCACGTCGCCGCCCAGGTCGCGGCGCAGGTCGGCGTGCCGGTCGGTGACGTCGTGCTCGGCCGGCAGGTCGACCACACCGACGAGGCCGACCTGCGGGTGCTCGTCGAGCGCACCACGGTCTTCGCGAAGCTCACCCCGGCGCACAAAGCGCGTGTCGTCGCGACACTGCGCGCGAACGGCCGCGCGGTCGGGTTCGTCGGCGACGGCGTCAACGACGTGACCGCGTTGCGCACCGCCGACGTCGGCATCGCCCCGGACACCGCGACCGACGTCGCCAAGGACGCGGCCGACCTCGTGCTGCTGGACCGCGATCTCGGCGTGCTCGCGCGCGGCGTGGTCGAGGGCCGCCGGACGCTGGGCAACACGCAGAAGTACGTCAACATCACGGCCAGCTCGAA
This genomic interval carries:
- the mgtA gene encoding magnesium-translocating P-type ATPase, which encodes MTRFSTLPAPAPAPGEVSLAALADAPVLTVFQRLESTPKGLTESEAADRLRRYGDNQVAGAARLGRTGQVWAAVRSPFVALLTGLGVVFAVVGDLRGAVTVSVMVLLSVALRFWQHTRSERAVRALRAQVSTTVTVRRRAGDGFPALEREVPTADLVPGDVVLLGPGDVMPADVRVVAAGDLVVDQSALSGEALPVAKRLPPVERPRRPRDARPELVDSPALGFAGTAVVGGAATAVVIATGAGTYFGSLAAQTAAPRGESSFDLGVRRVGWTLIRFMLVMVPIVLVVNGVVTGNWAQAGMFAAAVAVGLTPEMLPVIVTTNLARGAVRLSRRRVIVKRLNAIQDLAAMDVLCVDKTGTLTEDRVAYAHSIDLSGRPDGEAAEYAYLAVHFQADRHDRLDEAIVAQLADEDEDLVTEAMFSKAGEIGFDHVRRRATVIVSRPVDQEILICKGDPDEILPRCSHARRDGEVVELTGDARAAAADIVRAYAQHGMRILAVAAREFRTRLDGYDEHDENELVLVGFVGFVDPVRDGAATAVRALDEHGVTVKILTGDNPHVAAQVAAQVGVPVGDVVLGRQVDHTDEADLRVLVERTTVFAKLTPAHKARVVATLRANGRAVGFVGDGVNDVTALRTADVGIAPDTATDVAKDAADLVLLDRDLGVLARGVVEGRRTLGNTQKYVNITASSNFGNVLTVLAASAFLPFLPILPIQLMVANLLYDAAQIALAWDRVDDGYLRRPRRWDARGLTRFMLVFGPLSSIFDLSTFAVLWWVFDVGSEPLLFQTGWFVEGLLSQLVVVLVLRGRGRPARPLVLAAAAAGLVGLLLPLSPLADGLRMHPLPAGYLVWLVLVLAGYGLAALLAKRWYARRAPALW
- a CDS encoding ArsR/SmtB family transcription factor encodes the protein MPSDALPSDPLPPDLLQDAAGTFALLSATVRLHILWLLATGERDVGTLAEDTGQSVATVSHHLAKLKLAGLVSSRRAGKRQIYLAEDPLVADIVQLAIRHHIEVREAPGRRRRARGA